From the candidate division KSB1 bacterium genome, the window TTCCACGTCGGTTTGTTTGCGTCAATAATCTTTGGATTGGTGATGACGGCTCTGGCAATGCCAACCAACTGCTGCTGTCCGCCGGACAATTGATTCGGAAAAAGGTTTTTCTTGCCGACAATTTGAAAGCGGTCGAGAGAGTCCGCGACCAGCCCCTTGCGCTCAGCGCCTTTGATTTTTCTGTACAGGAGCGGCATCTCGATATTTTCGTAAACCGTCAATTCGTCGATCAGGTGATAGCTTTGAAACACAAATCCAATGTTCGTTGAATGCAATTCGGTTCGCTTTCTCTCCTTCAGTTTAATGACATTAATATCATTAAAAAAATACTCACCGCTGGAAGGGGCATCCAACATTCCCATGATATGGAGCAAAGTTGATTTGCCGGACCCCGACGGTCCCATAATGGTCACAAACTCACCTTCGGCAATTTCAAGATTAATATCGCGCAAAACAAAAGTGTTTCCAAAACCGGTTTTGTAATACTTGACAATATTTTTTAAAGAGATCATGCTCGCTCCTTAAATTAGTGATTGACCGAAAACTATAAACAGTCCTTCTGAGCACATAACAACACTAAGCTCTTTTAAAAATTTACCTTCGATGTGCGAAGAATCTCTCTTGCACAAAGCTGAAATTCTTCGCGCTCATCGATTCGTTGTAGAATTGCCCGCTTGTTGCAACATGCGCTCAGAACGACAGCCTAAAACTTTCAAGACCAACCTTCAGCTAAATCCGTCCATTCAGGATTCATTGACTCGATTAGTGCAATTTTCTTTTTTCTCAACCAGCCTTTAATTTGCTTCTCCCGCACTATGGCAGAGTAACTATCCGAAAACTCTTCGTAGTAGACTAATTTCGCTATGTTGTATTTTTTAGTAAAGCCTTCATTAATTTTATTTTTATGTACGTAAACCCGACCT encodes:
- a CDS encoding ABC transporter ATP-binding protein; the protein is MISLKNIVKYYKTGFGNTFVLRDINLEIAEGEFVTIMGPSGSGKSTLLHIMGMLDAPSSGEYFFNDINVIKLKERKRTELHSTNIGFVFQSYHLIDELTVYENIEMPLLYRKIKGAERKGLVADSLDRFQIVGKKNLFPNQLSGGQQQLVGIARAVITNPKIIDANKPTW
- a CDS encoding GIY-YIG nuclease family protein; amino-acid sequence: MKQFYVYILTNKSRTLYVGVTNDLQGRVYVHKNKINEGFTKKYNIAKLVYYEEFSDSYSAIVREKQIKGWLRKKKIALIESMNPEWTDLAEGWS